In one Brevibacterium sp. CBA3109 genomic region, the following are encoded:
- a CDS encoding MmgE/PrpD family protein has product MIDHEVRTHKSSENLAREDQLAWKIAEVASDPTPVDSEVTEMVINRVIDNAAVAAASVRRSAPLHAREQAQTHPYSPGATVFGLPLGERFSPEWAAWANGVAVRELDFHDTFLAAEYSHPGDNIPPVLAVAQHKGISGKDLINGIATGYEIQVDLVKGMCLHEHKIDHVAHLGPSAAAGIGAMLGLDTEITFQAIQQALHVTTATRQSRKGEISSWKAHAPAFAGKMAVESVDRAMRGEGAPNPIYEGEDGFIAWILSGPEARYTIGLPGAGEAKRAILDTYTKEHSAEYQAQALIDLARKLGGEIEDLSKIKRIVIHTSHHTHNVIGTGANDPQKMDPKASRETLDHSIMYIFAVAMEDQGWHHEHSYAPERAGRPETVELWHKIETTEDKEWTRRYHSTDPNEKAFGGRVEIEFDDGSTLVDEIAVADAHPFGARPFARANYIEKFKTLSEGILSGAEQTRFIDLAENLENLDAKGVAELSFTVDGLEHTGSKGIF; this is encoded by the coding sequence ATGATCGATCATGAAGTCCGCACGCACAAGAGTTCAGAGAACCTGGCTCGCGAAGACCAGCTCGCCTGGAAGATCGCCGAGGTCGCCTCAGACCCGACTCCGGTGGACTCGGAGGTCACCGAAATGGTGATCAACCGCGTCATCGACAATGCCGCGGTGGCCGCAGCCTCGGTGCGCCGCTCGGCCCCGCTGCACGCTCGTGAGCAGGCTCAGACTCACCCGTACTCACCGGGTGCAACCGTCTTCGGTCTGCCCCTGGGAGAGCGCTTCTCTCCGGAATGGGCCGCCTGGGCCAACGGAGTCGCCGTTCGTGAACTCGACTTCCATGACACTTTCCTCGCCGCCGAATACTCACACCCCGGCGACAACATCCCGCCGGTCCTCGCCGTTGCCCAGCACAAGGGCATCAGCGGCAAGGACCTCATCAACGGCATCGCCACCGGCTATGAGATCCAGGTCGACCTGGTCAAGGGAATGTGCCTGCACGAGCACAAGATCGACCACGTCGCCCACCTCGGCCCATCCGCGGCCGCCGGCATCGGCGCCATGCTCGGGCTGGATACGGAAATCACCTTCCAGGCGATCCAGCAGGCCCTGCACGTGACCACCGCGACCCGTCAGTCCCGCAAGGGCGAGATCTCGTCGTGGAAGGCGCACGCCCCCGCGTTCGCCGGCAAGATGGCCGTCGAGTCCGTCGACCGTGCCATGCGCGGCGAGGGTGCACCCAACCCGATCTACGAAGGTGAAGACGGCTTCATCGCCTGGATCCTGTCGGGCCCTGAGGCTCGCTACACCATCGGACTGCCCGGTGCAGGCGAGGCCAAGCGCGCGATCCTCGACACCTACACCAAGGAGCACTCGGCGGAGTACCAGGCGCAGGCGCTCATCGACCTCGCCCGCAAGCTCGGTGGCGAGATCGAGGATCTGAGCAAGATCAAGCGCATCGTCATCCACACCTCGCACCACACGCACAATGTCATCGGCACCGGCGCGAACGACCCGCAGAAGATGGATCCCAAGGCCAGCCGCGAAACCCTCGACCATTCGATCATGTACATCTTCGCAGTGGCCATGGAGGACCAGGGCTGGCACCACGAACACTCCTATGCTCCTGAGCGTGCCGGACGCCCGGAGACCGTTGAGCTGTGGCACAAGATCGAGACCACCGAAGACAAGGAATGGACTCGCCGCTACCACTCCACCGATCCCAATGAGAAGGCCTTCGGCGGCCGCGTGGAGATCGAATTCGACGACGGCTCGACCCTTGTCGACGAGATCGCCGTGGCCGACGCCCATCCATTCGGCGCACGCCCCTTCGCTCGCGCGAACTACATCGAGAAGTTCAAGACTCTGTCCGAGGGCATTCTCTCCGGTGCCGAGCAGACTCGCTTCATCGACCTGGCCGAGAACCTCGAGAATCTCGATGCCAAGGGTGTTGCCGAACTCAGCTTCACCGTCGACGGACTCGAGCACACCGGGTCGAAGGGCATCTTCTGA
- the prpB gene encoding methylisocitrate lyase: MLGATATPAERRAKFRELLAGDQIVQFPGAINPINAQIIEQTGFEGVYISGGAFSAAMGLPDIGLTTLTEVADHGRNIARVTNLPTFIDADTGWGEAMNVARTIQEFEDAGISGMHLEDQVNPKRCGHLDGKEVVTAAEMSKRIAAAVKGRRDENFVISARTDSRAGEGLDAAIDRAKAYADAGADLIFPEAMRDLSEFEKFANSVDVPILANMTEFGKSELFTTEQLANVGVKVVIYPVTTLRLAMGAIKSGLQTIRDQGTQVDLLEGMQTRADLYDTIDYAAYNDFDAAVFNFSQEGHQ; encoded by the coding sequence ATGTTGGGGGCAACCGCAACGCCGGCCGAACGCCGCGCGAAGTTCCGTGAGCTTCTTGCCGGTGACCAGATCGTTCAGTTCCCCGGTGCCATCAACCCGATCAACGCTCAGATCATCGAGCAGACCGGCTTCGAGGGCGTCTACATCTCCGGCGGTGCCTTCTCTGCAGCCATGGGCCTGCCCGATATCGGGCTCACCACGCTCACCGAGGTGGCCGATCATGGGCGCAACATCGCCCGGGTGACGAACCTGCCGACCTTCATCGATGCTGACACCGGCTGGGGCGAGGCCATGAACGTGGCCCGCACCATCCAGGAATTCGAAGATGCCGGAATCTCGGGAATGCACCTGGAGGATCAGGTGAACCCGAAGCGCTGCGGCCACCTCGACGGCAAAGAGGTTGTCACCGCGGCTGAGATGTCCAAGCGCATCGCCGCCGCAGTCAAGGGCCGCCGGGACGAGAACTTCGTCATCAGCGCCCGCACCGACTCCCGCGCAGGCGAAGGTCTTGATGCGGCGATCGACCGCGCGAAGGCCTACGCCGACGCCGGGGCGGACCTGATCTTCCCCGAAGCCATGCGGGACTTGAGCGAATTCGAAAAGTTCGCCAACAGCGTGGATGTGCCGATTCTGGCGAACATGACAGAATTCGGAAAGAGCGAACTGTTCACGACCGAGCAGTTGGCGAACGTCGGAGTCAAAGTCGTGATCTATCCGGTCACAACTCTGCGTCTCGCCATGGGTGCGATCAAATCGGGCCTGCAGACCATTCGCGACCAGGGCACTCAGGTGGACCTGCTCGAGGGAATGCAGACCCGTGCGGACCTGTACGACACGATCGACTACGCTGCGTACAACGATTTTGATGCGGCCGTATTCAACTTTTCACAGGAGGGTCACCAGTGA
- a CDS encoding bifunctional 2-methylcitrate synthase/citrate synthase, with product MTEEIKKGLAGVVVDTTAVSKVVQETNSLTYRGYPVQELAAKCSSEEVSYLIWNGELPTKTQLEEFKARERSQRTIDDKLVQLILDLPKDCHPMHVVQTAVSYLGAVDPEADVEGEAANLAKAERLYAQLPTIVAIDHRRRHGLDPVAPTKDLDYAANFFKMVFDEVPTEEVVRCFDISMILYAEHSFNASTFTARVITSTTSDLYSAVAGGIGALKGPLHGGANEAVMAMLEEVGSADKASAWIDDALANKAKIMGFGHRVYKNGDSRVPTMRKAFENMVAAKGATDLLDLYNAFESDFVGRKGIYPNLDYPSGPAYHLMGFDTDQFTPIFVMARITGWTAHIMEQQASNALIRPLSAYDGHDQREVPENRG from the coding sequence GTGACCGAAGAAATCAAGAAGGGCCTTGCCGGCGTCGTCGTCGATACCACGGCCGTTTCGAAGGTAGTCCAGGAAACTAACTCGCTCACCTATCGCGGGTACCCCGTGCAGGAACTCGCTGCCAAGTGCAGCTCCGAGGAAGTCTCCTACCTGATCTGGAACGGTGAACTGCCGACGAAGACTCAGCTCGAGGAGTTCAAGGCCCGCGAACGCTCACAGCGGACCATCGACGATAAGCTCGTCCAGCTCATCCTCGACCTGCCCAAGGACTGCCACCCGATGCACGTGGTGCAGACGGCCGTGTCCTACCTCGGCGCCGTCGATCCTGAAGCAGACGTCGAAGGTGAAGCGGCCAACCTGGCCAAGGCCGAGCGCCTCTACGCGCAGCTGCCGACGATCGTGGCCATCGACCACCGTCGCCGCCACGGACTCGACCCGGTTGCGCCGACGAAGGACCTCGACTACGCCGCGAACTTCTTCAAGATGGTCTTCGACGAGGTTCCCACCGAGGAGGTCGTGCGCTGCTTCGACATCTCGATGATCCTCTACGCAGAGCACTCGTTCAACGCCTCGACGTTCACCGCCCGCGTCATCACCTCGACGACGTCTGACCTCTACTCGGCAGTCGCCGGTGGTATCGGCGCCCTCAAAGGCCCCCTGCACGGCGGTGCCAATGAGGCCGTCATGGCGATGCTCGAAGAGGTCGGCAGCGCCGACAAGGCATCGGCCTGGATCGACGATGCGCTGGCCAACAAGGCCAAGATCATGGGCTTCGGACACCGTGTCTACAAAAACGGCGACTCGCGCGTGCCGACCATGCGCAAGGCCTTCGAGAACATGGTCGCGGCCAAGGGCGCAACCGATCTGCTCGATCTCTACAACGCCTTCGAATCCGACTTCGTCGGACGCAAGGGCATCTACCCGAACCTCGACTACCCCTCAGGTCCGGCGTACCACCTGATGGGCTTCGACACCGATCAGTTCACCCCGATCTTCGTCATGGCCCGCATCACCGGCTGGACTGCTCACATCATGGAACAGCAGGCGTCCAACGCTCTGATCCGTCCGCTGAGCGCCTACGACGGTCACGACCAGCGCGAAGTTCCCGAAAACCGGGGCTGA
- a CDS encoding enoyl-CoA hydratase/isomerase family protein, with translation MTVDGTYRPVDLEGFDFTVTGGVGTLVIDRPEKRNAISRPMWRALPDIIAGIDADDSIGALVITGAAGHFSAGSDIADLNVALADFWELNSTAEAAVANARTTTIAAITGNCVGGGTEIAAACDIRIGAPGSIFGVTAAKLGLVYPPGPTRRLATVLGDSWARYLLVTASIVKYETMRELGFFHEVSETPLATAQTMGEKIVGLSRLSQIGSKAVLAGELTEKAHALDTAAFNPPRWLDDAYRMEIAAGQEAFFAKRPPEFGFAATDWSAQ, from the coding sequence ATGACCGTTGACGGCACATACCGTCCGGTCGATCTCGAGGGTTTCGACTTCACAGTCACAGGTGGAGTCGGAACCCTCGTCATCGATCGGCCCGAAAAACGCAACGCGATCTCCCGTCCCATGTGGCGGGCGCTGCCGGACATCATCGCCGGCATCGATGCCGATGACTCGATCGGGGCGTTGGTGATCACCGGCGCGGCCGGGCACTTCTCCGCCGGATCCGACATCGCGGACCTCAACGTTGCCCTGGCCGACTTCTGGGAGCTCAATTCCACCGCCGAGGCGGCCGTGGCGAATGCCCGCACCACGACCATCGCGGCCATCACAGGAAACTGCGTGGGCGGCGGGACCGAGATAGCGGCCGCCTGCGACATCCGCATCGGCGCCCCGGGCTCGATCTTCGGCGTCACCGCAGCAAAGCTCGGACTCGTCTATCCGCCCGGTCCTACACGCCGCCTGGCCACCGTTCTCGGTGACTCCTGGGCCAGGTATCTGCTGGTCACGGCATCGATCGTGAAGTACGAGACGATGCGCGAGCTCGGCTTCTTCCACGAGGTCTCCGAGACTCCGCTGGCCACGGCACAGACGATGGGGGAGAAGATCGTGGGACTCTCACGGCTGTCCCAGATCGGTTCGAAGGCGGTCCTCGCCGGCGAACTGACAGAGAAGGCGCACGCCCTTGATACGGCCGCCTTCAACCCACCGCGATGGCTCGATGACGCCTACCGCATGGAGATAGCAGCGGGACAGGAAGCCTTCTTCGCCAAACGCCCGCCCGAGTTCGGCTTCGCCGCCACGGATTGGTCAGCGCAGTGA
- a CDS encoding Ppx/GppA phosphatase family protein codes for MRLAVLDIGSNSVHLLVVDAHVGAPPLPATSHKEVLRLAEYLGDDGMIDAAGQERLHNFIAEAVEIAEDQGSEQILAFATSAVRDAPNGAELIDAINAQLGVTLNVMSGKDEARVTFLAVRRWFGWSAGKILLLDIGGGSLEIAAGQDEYPEAAVSVPLGAGRTYSDFLPDALPSAEDIHSLQKYARSQIGRIAGKINRVGAADQVVGSSKTFRSLARIAGAAPSGDGIYAPRKLFRRDLAGIIETLASRTPEERATLPGVSQARAGQVLAGAIVADAAFAIFDVNVMSISPWALREGIIMRKLDLLDSAETSSAMRVELV; via the coding sequence ATGCGCCTAGCAGTCCTCGATATCGGGTCCAACAGCGTCCACCTTCTCGTGGTCGACGCTCATGTCGGAGCTCCTCCTCTGCCTGCCACCTCCCACAAGGAGGTCCTGCGCCTCGCCGAGTACCTCGGTGATGACGGGATGATCGATGCCGCGGGTCAGGAACGACTGCACAACTTCATCGCCGAGGCGGTGGAGATCGCCGAAGACCAAGGATCGGAGCAGATCCTGGCGTTCGCCACCTCGGCGGTCAGGGATGCACCGAACGGTGCCGAGCTCATCGATGCCATCAATGCTCAGCTCGGTGTGACTCTCAATGTGATGTCGGGCAAGGACGAAGCGCGGGTGACGTTCCTCGCGGTCAGGCGCTGGTTCGGTTGGTCGGCAGGGAAGATCCTGCTGCTCGACATCGGGGGCGGCTCCCTCGAAATCGCGGCTGGGCAGGACGAATACCCGGAGGCGGCCGTGTCCGTGCCACTGGGCGCGGGCCGCACCTATTCCGATTTCCTCCCCGACGCTCTGCCCAGTGCCGAGGATATTCACAGTCTGCAGAAGTACGCCAGATCCCAGATCGGTCGCATCGCGGGCAAGATCAACCGAGTGGGCGCCGCCGACCAGGTGGTGGGTTCATCGAAGACGTTCCGTTCCCTGGCCCGCATCGCTGGTGCCGCTCCGAGCGGGGACGGCATCTACGCCCCACGCAAACTCTTCCGCCGCGACCTCGCCGGGATCATCGAGACCCTGGCCTCCCGAACTCCCGAAGAGCGTGCGACGCTGCCCGGGGTCTCCCAGGCTCGGGCCGGTCAGGTCCTTGCCGGCGCCATCGTCGCCGACGCTGCCTTCGCCATCTTCGACGTCAACGTCATGAGCATCTCCCCATGGGCACTGCGCGAAGGCATCATCATGCGCAAACTCGACCTGCTCGATTCCGCGGAGACCTCCTCGGCGATGCGGGTGGAACTGGTCTGA
- a CDS encoding glycerol-3-phosphate dehydrogenase/oxidase: MRNGELSPSFRDEALHTLENTTPDNPLDVFVVGGGVTGAGSAFDAATRGLKVGVVDAQDWASGTSSRSSKLMHGGLRYLEMLDFKLVAEALKERDLLLQHTAPHLVEPVAFVFPFEHRLIDRAFIGSGVLLYDTMATRPGRKRAVPMHRHLSKKALSAHFPGLADDAAVGALEYYDAKVDDARFVMTLIRSAVGYGAAAANHVSVIDYLHDGDRVSGVRARDEMTGREFDIHARRTILAGGVWTEEQQDLAQADAGLKVLASKGVHITVDQDKIKADPDTGIISKTEKSVLFVIPWDGYWVIGTTDTPWDQDVDSPVANSDDIEYLLKHANAILAEKLTRDDVIGVYSGLRPLLQPVAKEGQASTKVSREHTVMEVEPGLSAIAGGKYTTYRVMAEDAVDFALGHDAKDRRSLTESIPLLGAQGVGAVRRGQAGIAEKYGWDEDRVKRLIRRYGTLVEDILDLVDEHPELGRPLPGAQRYLRVEAHYAATSEGAVHLGDILERRMRLNYEVKDRGKSAAEAVAAIVAPILGWDEEREASEIADFNAHVDAQIAAESTHDDASAAALLAESQKS, encoded by the coding sequence ATGAGAAATGGCGAGCTGTCCCCATCGTTCCGCGATGAGGCCCTGCACACACTAGAGAACACCACCCCTGACAACCCCCTGGACGTCTTCGTCGTGGGTGGAGGGGTCACGGGAGCCGGCTCGGCGTTCGATGCGGCCACTCGCGGACTGAAGGTCGGGGTCGTCGATGCTCAGGACTGGGCCTCGGGCACCTCGTCGCGGTCCTCGAAGCTCATGCACGGGGGACTGCGCTACCTCGAGATGCTCGACTTCAAACTCGTGGCCGAAGCTCTGAAGGAGCGCGATCTCCTTCTCCAGCACACGGCTCCGCACCTGGTTGAGCCCGTCGCCTTCGTGTTCCCCTTCGAGCATCGCCTCATCGACCGTGCGTTCATCGGCTCCGGCGTTCTGCTCTACGACACCATGGCTACTCGGCCCGGCCGAAAACGAGCCGTGCCGATGCACCGGCACCTGAGCAAGAAGGCCCTGAGCGCTCACTTCCCCGGCCTGGCAGATGACGCTGCCGTCGGTGCCCTCGAATACTACGATGCGAAGGTCGACGACGCCCGCTTCGTCATGACGCTGATCCGTTCGGCAGTTGGCTACGGCGCAGCCGCAGCCAACCACGTGTCCGTCATCGACTACCTTCACGACGGCGACAGGGTCTCCGGCGTCCGTGCCCGAGATGAGATGACCGGCCGCGAGTTCGACATCCACGCCCGCCGCACGATCCTCGCCGGGGGAGTCTGGACCGAGGAGCAGCAGGACCTGGCCCAGGCCGATGCCGGCCTCAAGGTGCTCGCCTCAAAAGGCGTGCATATCACCGTCGACCAAGACAAGATCAAGGCCGATCCGGACACAGGCATCATCTCGAAGACGGAGAAGTCCGTGCTCTTCGTCATCCCGTGGGATGGCTACTGGGTCATCGGCACCACCGACACCCCGTGGGATCAGGACGTCGACTCACCGGTGGCGAACTCCGATGACATCGAGTATCTGCTCAAACATGCGAACGCGATTCTGGCGGAGAAGTTGACCCGCGATGATGTCATCGGCGTCTACTCGGGTCTGCGACCGCTGCTCCAGCCGGTAGCCAAGGAGGGACAGGCTTCGACGAAGGTCTCACGCGAGCACACGGTGATGGAGGTCGAACCCGGCCTGTCTGCGATCGCCGGTGGAAAGTACACGACCTATCGGGTGATGGCCGAAGACGCTGTCGACTTCGCCCTCGGTCACGATGCGAAGGACCGTCGCTCGCTGACCGAATCGATTCCGCTGCTCGGCGCCCAAGGCGTTGGTGCCGTGAGACGCGGTCAGGCAGGCATCGCCGAGAAGTACGGGTGGGACGAGGACCGTGTGAAGCGTCTCATCCGTCGCTACGGCACCCTGGTCGAGGACATCCTCGACCTCGTCGACGAGCATCCCGAACTCGGCCGGCCGTTGCCCGGCGCGCAGCGCTACCTGCGCGTCGAGGCCCACTACGCGGCGACATCGGAAGGTGCCGTCCACCTCGGCGATATTCTCGAACGCCGGATGCGGCTCAACTATGAGGTCAAAGATCGAGGCAAGAGCGCCGCCGAGGCGGTCGCCGCCATCGTCGCACCCATCCTCGGGTGGGACGAGGAGCGGGAAGCGAGCGAAATCGCAGACTTCAACGCCCACGTCGACGCACAGATCGCTGCGGAATCGACCCACGACGATGCCTCGGCTGCGGCACTCCTCGCAGAGTCCCAGAAGTCGTAA
- a CDS encoding MIP/aquaporin family protein, with amino-acid sequence MGTIFLYEIAGTAMLMLLGVGVVANVVLGKTKGNGGGWLLISFGWGLAVFAGVFVAFKTGAHLNPAVTFGIFASGAEEYAPGIAVNFGNTIAYLAAEMIGAMIGAVLAWAVYKKHYDEEKEAGNILATFSTGPEIRSYGWNFLTEVIATFVLVFVILLFGGTPHGLGPLAVGLLVLVIGASLGGPTGYAINPARDLGPRIVHALLPIRNKGGSDWAYSWVPIAGPLVGGVIAGLASQAFV; translated from the coding sequence ATGGGTACTATTTTCCTCTATGAGATCGCCGGCACGGCGATGCTCATGCTGCTGGGCGTCGGCGTCGTCGCCAATGTGGTTCTGGGTAAGACGAAGGGCAACGGGGGAGGCTGGCTCCTCATCTCGTTCGGCTGGGGTCTGGCAGTCTTCGCCGGTGTCTTCGTCGCCTTCAAGACCGGAGCGCACCTCAACCCGGCAGTGACCTTCGGCATCTTCGCCAGCGGGGCCGAAGAGTACGCGCCCGGCATCGCCGTGAACTTCGGCAACACCATCGCCTACCTCGCGGCCGAGATGATCGGTGCGATGATCGGTGCGGTTCTCGCCTGGGCCGTGTACAAGAAGCACTACGACGAAGAGAAGGAAGCCGGTAATATTCTCGCCACCTTCTCGACCGGACCCGAGATCCGCAGCTACGGCTGGAACTTCCTCACCGAGGTCATCGCCACGTTCGTCCTCGTGTTCGTCATCCTCCTCTTCGGAGGAACCCCGCACGGGCTCGGACCTTTGGCGGTCGGCCTTCTCGTCCTCGTCATCGGTGCATCGCTGGGCGGGCCCACCGGTTACGCGATCAACCCGGCCCGTGACCTCGGACCCCGCATCGTCCATGCCCTGCTGCCGATCCGCAACAAGGGCGGATCCGACTGGGCCTATTCGTGGGTGCCGATCGCAGGCCCACTCGTCGGCGGCGTCATCGCCGGGCTGGCCTCCCAGGCCTTCGTCTGA
- the glpK gene encoding glycerol kinase GlpK, with translation MSQEKFILAIDQGTTSSRAIVFNHDGQIVSSGQLEHEQIFPRAGWVEHDPMEIIRNTNEAVGQALTRADINRHQLEGVGITNQRETTVIWNKNTGKPVYNAIVWQDTRTQKICDELAGDDGPDKYKERVGLPLATYFAGPKAKWIFDNVDGVKESAEAGELLFGTMDTWVLWNLTGGVNGGIHVTDVTNASRTMLMNIKSLDWNEEIAGEMGIPLSMLPEIRSCSEVYGYGAKNGLIIDTPICGIVGDQQAATFGQACFEKGQAKNTYGTGNFMLINTGTEPVASKNGLLTTVAYKIGDADAVYALEGSVAVTGSLVQWLRDNFGIISEAPEVEKLAKNVDDNGGCYIVPAFSGLFAPHWESDARGVMVGLTRYVNKNHIARAALESVAFQSREVLDAMNLDSGVELTELKVDGGMVANETLMQFQADLLGVPVIRPEVVETTALGAAYAAGIAVKFWNGEEDVKANWREDKRWLPSMDEDKVARAYRLWNKAVERSKNWVDEDVEALSD, from the coding sequence ATGAGTCAGGAAAAGTTCATCCTCGCCATCGACCAGGGCACTACCTCGTCGCGGGCCATCGTCTTCAACCACGACGGGCAGATCGTGTCCTCGGGCCAGCTCGAGCACGAACAGATCTTCCCCCGCGCCGGCTGGGTCGAACACGACCCGATGGAGATCATCAGGAACACGAATGAGGCGGTCGGTCAGGCCCTGACCCGGGCCGACATCAACCGCCACCAGCTCGAGGGTGTGGGCATCACGAACCAACGTGAGACCACGGTCATCTGGAACAAGAACACCGGAAAGCCCGTCTACAATGCGATCGTCTGGCAGGACACCAGAACTCAGAAGATCTGCGACGAACTCGCCGGAGACGATGGACCCGATAAGTACAAGGAGCGCGTCGGCCTGCCCCTGGCGACCTACTTCGCCGGGCCGAAGGCCAAATGGATCTTCGACAACGTCGACGGCGTCAAGGAGTCGGCTGAGGCCGGTGAACTGCTCTTCGGCACCATGGATACCTGGGTTCTCTGGAACCTCACGGGCGGCGTCAACGGCGGCATCCACGTCACCGACGTCACGAACGCCTCACGGACGATGCTCATGAACATCAAGAGCCTCGACTGGAACGAGGAGATCGCCGGCGAGATGGGCATTCCCCTCTCGATGCTCCCAGAGATCAGGTCCTGCTCCGAGGTCTACGGCTATGGTGCGAAGAACGGCCTCATCATCGACACCCCGATCTGCGGCATCGTCGGTGACCAGCAGGCAGCGACCTTCGGCCAGGCCTGCTTCGAGAAGGGTCAGGCCAAGAACACTTACGGCACCGGCAACTTCATGCTCATCAACACGGGAACCGAACCGGTGGCCAGCAAGAATGGCCTGCTAACGACCGTGGCCTACAAGATCGGCGACGCTGACGCGGTCTACGCCCTCGAAGGCTCGGTCGCGGTCACAGGTTCTCTCGTGCAGTGGCTTCGTGACAATTTCGGAATCATCTCCGAGGCCCCCGAGGTCGAGAAGCTGGCGAAGAATGTCGATGACAACGGCGGCTGCTATATCGTGCCCGCCTTCTCGGGTCTCTTCGCCCCGCACTGGGAGTCGGATGCACGTGGCGTGATGGTGGGACTGACCCGCTACGTCAACAAGAACCACATCGCGCGTGCGGCGCTCGAGTCCGTGGCGTTCCAGTCTCGTGAGGTCCTCGATGCGATGAACCTCGACTCGGGCGTCGAACTCACTGAGCTCAAGGTCGACGGCGGCATGGTTGCCAATGAGACGCTCATGCAGTTCCAGGCCGACCTCCTCGGCGTGCCAGTCATCCGCCCCGAGGTCGTCGAGACCACGGCGCTGGGTGCGGCCTACGCTGCCGGCATCGCCGTGAAGTTCTGGAACGGTGAGGAAGACGTCAAGGCGAACTGGCGCGAGGACAAGCGTTGGCTGCCTTCGATGGACGAGGACAAGGTCGCTCGCGCCTACCGTCTGTGGAACAAGGCTGTCGAAAGGTCGAAGAACTGGGTCGACGAGGACGTCGAGGCCCTCTCCGACTGA
- a CDS encoding sugar phosphate isomerase/epimerase, with the protein MSRAKRSKSARKVYTAKNSARSNFRRHREYFDSHEVYDHETQHSSEHRIRVGLSSSSVSPMTVAETFSQAAKHGYDGVEIMVTHNAETRDVDLINGLAAETGLEVMSLHAPTLLFLPRVLHKDHWEKLRITANLAKAVGAKTVVLHPPFRWQGEYALGFVDGVRQVSQETGVTLAVENMYPWRAGVREILVYYPDWNPLDEDYDALTFDFSHASTAGMNAVETVSEIFDKLRHVHLTDGSGSLKDEHLIPGAGTMPVAETLQLLAKHNWSGDVVVEVNTRFVTKKPTREQMLADSLAFARTHLGLEADDRHRHRHRNASSHVRTSETGASEKPSNK; encoded by the coding sequence ATGAGCAGGGCGAAACGGTCGAAGTCAGCACGCAAGGTGTACACCGCGAAGAATTCCGCGCGGTCCAATTTCCGACGCCACAGGGAGTACTTCGACAGCCACGAGGTCTATGACCACGAGACCCAGCACAGTTCGGAGCACCGGATCCGGGTCGGACTCTCCAGCTCCTCGGTGTCCCCGATGACCGTGGCCGAGACCTTCTCCCAAGCTGCCAAACACGGCTACGACGGTGTCGAGATCATGGTCACCCACAATGCCGAGACCCGCGACGTCGACCTCATCAACGGCCTGGCTGCGGAGACGGGACTCGAGGTCATGTCCCTGCACGCGCCGACTCTGCTCTTCCTGCCCCGCGTGCTGCACAAGGACCACTGGGAGAAGCTGCGCATCACCGCGAACCTCGCGAAGGCGGTCGGTGCCAAAACTGTGGTCCTGCACCCGCCATTTCGGTGGCAGGGAGAATACGCGCTGGGCTTCGTCGACGGTGTGCGCCAGGTGTCGCAGGAGACCGGAGTCACCCTGGCCGTGGAGAACATGTATCCCTGGCGTGCAGGCGTGCGCGAGATCCTCGTCTACTATCCCGACTGGAACCCCCTTGATGAGGACTACGATGCCCTGACCTTCGACTTCTCCCACGCTTCGACGGCTGGAATGAACGCCGTCGAGACCGTGTCGGAGATCTTCGACAAACTCCGCCACGTCCATCTCACCGACGGCTCCGGATCGCTCAAGGACGAACACCTGATCCCCGGTGCCGGCACCATGCCCGTGGCCGAGACTCTGCAGCTTCTGGCCAAACACAACTGGTCCGGCGACGTCGTCGTCGAAGTCAACACCCGCTTCGTGACGAAGAAGCCCACCCGGGAGCAGATGCTCGCCGACTCCCTCGCCTTCGCTCGCACCCATCTCGGGCTTGAGGCCGATGACCGCCACCGCCACCGCCACCGCAACGCCTCGAGCCATGTGCGGACCAGCGAAACGGGTGCGAGCGAGAAACCGTCGAACAAATGA